Genomic window (Apodemus sylvaticus chromosome 22, mApoSyl1.1, whole genome shotgun sequence):
TCCATTGACCCAATGTGGAAACTCACAGatgcacgcgcgtgcacacacacacagacacatacatacatgcatacatatgcacatgcactcatgtgcacaagcACAgaggtgtgcacacatacacatgcacacacacatgcattcacacacatacatgcacatatatgcacatgcattcatgtgcacaagcacacacatgtgcacacacacacacacacacacccataaaccATGCTCATACACCTGTGCTCCATCTTCAACACCATGGCACAGTGAATTGTTTCTCAGAGTTTCTGTGCCACACCTTGTTAATGTTTAATTTTACATGGACCCCGCCCCAGGAAACAGTTCTGGCAGACAGTGACAGCTTCCTTTTGCTCTGCTTGTCACCGTGTGCATGGGATGCACATGGTGCAACTCTGAGGTGTCAAGTTGCAGGGTAGAAATAAAGTGAGCAGACATCTTGGAGGTTCCCCCCgctgagagaaggaaaggagcctTCAGTCCAGAGCCTGGGCAGACCCCGGGTGAGGTGGGGCAAGGAGGGAAATGCCAGGCCAGATGCCAGAGATTAGCACCGTGCCAAGTCCTGAGCAGATgcctgcagagacaggaggggacAGTGAGGGGAGTGTGGGATTACAGCATGAGAGAGAAGAGGGCAGCTGAAGAGGTGAGGCCGGGACAGGGAGGGctgaggtgggagagagagacttGGGTTTCCCTCTGTCTGCCATGGGAAGCCATTGGAAGGTGGAGAAGCCAGCCAGCTGGCTGGATCTGATTTCACCTCAGCTGGACCTGTCTGCCCAGtgtgggagagaaagggggaactGGGGCCTGTGGGACCTTGTTCTAACTCAGGTGAGAGGGCAGAGGGTGGAGGGTCACCATGGGGCTCCCCGTGAACCAGCGAAGAGCAGTCCTCCTTCTCTGAAGCAAGTAAAGTGAGGGTCAGACTTCAACTTCTCAGCCCTTGGTTGGGCATCCTTGAGCAGTGCACAGCCTACCCAACTGTACAGTGGTAGTGCTAGTAAGACAGAGAAACATAGAGGTAAACcagctcacacacagacacacagagacagacacacacagacacacacacacacacacacacacacaaactcatacacacacacacacacacacactcacacacacatacccaagcACAATTTACTGTGTGCATGATGCTGGTGGCATAGGACCAGGTCAGCTAAGGTCAGGTCTACATACATGGCTTCAACATCCTGTGTCCCCTTGCCCCCAAGTCCTGAATTGCTAAAGATGGGAGTAGTTCACAAGCCTGGGGTTCACCTCCTGAGATCTCAGCACTGTGCAAGAATCTacctgctgctgcctgcaccACCTGTGTTGGACCGAAGCTCCTCCCGGGAAACAACCTTCTGGGGGCCAGCGCCCAGGCCAAGAGGAGAAGAGCACTGATGGACAGCAAAAGCCAGCCTCCCAGGAGCGTTGCAGCTGAGAccttgggagagaggagaggggtgaggtgggatggGGCACCTGGTAGGCACTCTGCCTGCTTTCCGCTAAAAGGTTTCCAGCAGCTATGTGTAGCTTGTGTTTGGCTACTTTGTAGGTtttccttccacccttctccacctgTTTCCCTCCCTTTTAACCCCCAACactaaataggaaagaaaaaaggatatATGGAAAGGGAGAGGAGTTATTATTAGACTAcatcctgctgtctaggggcattgAATTCCTTGGGGAAAAGTTCTATTTTCACCTTCAGGATATTTATTCTTCTTGTGTCTTCTTTGCACACAAGTACTTAATAAACTatgaccaacagcaaccaaccaacaaccaccAACTAATGCCCCACACCTCTTGGAGCCTTAGTATTTATATATCCATTGAAAAGTCCCGAGAAATTCTAAAGGTCAggcaatcacagaaactatctgcagctatcaaaatcacacccctgctagagcacaaggcaaatcacagtcatctGCTCTGGACAGTCTGAAGTGGCCCCACATGCCACAGCTGGgatcaaaatgaaaacatattcccaCAACATCTCTGTGTTTCACAAAGAAACCAAAGTTTCAAAATTGTTACTGCAGCTATGTGTCACTGTAGCCCCATTGTTCCTTAAATGAACCCATCCAGAGACTACAAGCCCTTTGCCTCAAGACACACAGCTAGTCAAATAAACAGAAGTAAAATTCAGGTCAATGAACCACTACATCCTGCCTTGATTGAGAACTTGCCAGGATCACCAGGAGAAGCCCCTATCCACAATGTCACCTTTGTGATCAATTTTGAAGGCTGTATAATCTTCCCCCTAGGTGtttgtactgcctggttttgtgtgtcaacttgacacaggctggaattatcacagagaaaggagcttcagttgaggaagtgcctccatgagatccagctgtaaggcattttctcaattagtgattaaggggggaggacccagcccactgtgtgtgtgggggggggggcagctcactgtgggtggggccatccctgggctggtagtcttgggttctataagaaagcaagctgagcaaggcaggggaatcaagccagtaagaaacatcccttcatggcctctgcatcagctcctgcttcctcaccaGCTTGAGTTTTGTcttaacttcctttggtgatgaacagcaacgtggaaatgtaagctgaataaaccccacTTATTTATACAAGTTTCcttcacaacttgcttcttggtcatgatattttgtgaCTAAGACAGTGCTGGTCTAAGTACCCGGTCTTCACCCTCCCCATGCTGATCACTGTGACACTCCAGAGACTTGAATACCTCATCTTTCGTCTGTTAACCCCAGCGTTGTGAGGGTTGGAGTCAGGTAGGGGTGTGCAGGTTGTACGTTACAGAACCACCACAGATTTGCTTATGGATGCCAGTGATTTCCTTGCAGGTGGCAGTATGGTGTCTTGAAGAAAgtgccctttcctggttcacaCAAAGATTTTCTGCGGACTGAGAAGAGCTGCCTCTAGACAGAAGTCTCGCCCACCCGACGCCTGCAGAGCGCCAAGCTCAGAGTTGTGAAGAACCCTATGCAGAGTTCCTTGGTGTTCCTGAGAGTTGCTGGGTTTAAGAACCTGTGTGCTCAGACActgggacaccccccccccaacacacacacacacacacacacacccaaagacTCTCGGAGTCCAGTCCTTGGGAGCCAGGAGCCTTGGAAGAGCTTGTGTCTCACCTTCCAGGGCAAGCTGGGCATGTCCTTCAGGGACCCGAAGATCACACAGCTCTGGTTCCAGCAGTCACCCTGTGGCCAGGAGCAGTAGGTAAAGACACCATAGGAGAAGGAAGGGCTCTGGAACCAGGCGGGGGAGATGAGGCTGAGGCCAGACATGCTGGTGAGGGTGAGTCCCAGAGCAGCCCTCACACCGACCTCCATCGGGAATGTTGCTGACCTAGGGGGTCAAGCCGAGGTGAGAGATGAAGAAGGTGTGACGAGGTGAACACACCAGGTCCATTCATTAACTCGCTCATTCACAAGTGCCTGACTTCCTCTACCCAAGTCTCTCTCAGTGCCTGTGAGGAGCAATCTAGACTGGAAAGGCACACCCTGAAAGTGGGCGGCACGAAGCTGGGCCCTGACTGAAGAGAAGTGAGAAAGTAGGCTAAGCATCGGTCTCTGCCCCCTGCTTCATACTGCAGATGTCCCAGGCCGCCGCCCCTCCCACCGTCCACCCCTCCCACCATGCCACCATGAACAGGGTACCCTCAAACTGTcagccaaaacaaacccttccttctttaagTCCCTTCTTGTCAGGCAGTTGAccacaacaagaaaaataacGCCTCCCTTGTCCAAAAGGACAGACCTTTCCAAAAGAGTGGCATCTCTTGAACCTCATACTCCCAGGCTGGATTTGTCGCACTGTCCCACCCATTGGCAAACTCCTCCCCATGGAAGCCATGGAGGTCCGGTGTTCAGCGTGGACTAGGATTTGATGGTGTTTTGGTAGCTCCTTGGGAGTCTGTGGATCCATCTGTTCCTGTCCCACCGGACTGCCTTGTTTCTAGGTTGATTCTCACTGCTATCAAGTGTCACGTCTCCTCAGACCATCATGTGGGGGTGGAACAGACCATTCCATGCTAGGAACTATGGGGAACCACATAGACACAGTCTCCAGCAGGATTCTGGTGAGAATGTGGGGCCTTGATCTGTGCAGCACAAGTTCTCTCTTTGGAAAAGTTTCAGATGGgggagggttagggttagggttaggtttggGGTCCTGCTGATAGCAGAAGGCCCCAGTGACAGCTACAGGTGATTTATGGGGTCAATATTACCGAGGGAACAAACTTAATTATTATCTGGAAGCTGGCAAGAATGCCCAGTGAGCAATTCTGAACTCTCTTAACTCTTAGGAGTACATTCAGACAGCCGGATAGACATTGGGTATTTGATTCTTGCTGGCAACAGCGAGGAATTAAGAAAAGGATTCATTGTTTAAGAGTTCCTTTCTCTCTTGCCTGATAGCCTCCCCTCTGGCTGGCCAGGCTGGAAGGAGGCTTAGAACTTTAACTCTTTGTGAACTAGGAAAAGAAAGTCAtgctcacaggaaaaaaaatacttttacgAATCACAaatatgtacagacacacatacattcataacacacacacacacatacacacacatcatacacacgtTCTAGCCAATCTACTCCACAAGTATTTGTGCATACTTAAGTCCATACACCTATACTTTACATATAcctatacaaatacatatacattatatacacgtacatatacatatacacatatttggtGGATGCAGCAAAGTCCCCCAACAGCGGGTTTCATTGAGCAAGCaccaacacagaaaaaaataatccctCATTCTGGATGAACGAATAAGCCCCAATCTTctgctcagagaaagaaaaagcttctaccttTGACTGCTACATGAAAGAAACCTTGTGAGTAGGAATAAAAGATGTCTCTGGTTGTTGTTCTTGGTATTTATGTTTTCTCAGGAGAATAGATCACATGATCTTCCAAGCATCTTTACATTCTCAAAGGTCAtcataaattgaaaaagaaatttcGGCAGGAATGTTTAAAAGAGTTTCCATTAAGACTACACATctatgggcagtggtggcacatgccagcagattactctgggaggcagaggcaggcagatttctgagtttgaggccagcctggtctacagagtgagttccaggacagccagggctacacagagaaaccctgtctcaaaaaaccaaatccaaaaaacaaaaaaaaaaaaaaaattttttttttcgagacagggtttctctgtatagccctggctgtcctggaactcactctgtaaaccaggctgacctcgaactcagaaatccgccagcctcggcctcccaagtgctgggattaaaggcatgcgccaccaccgcccggcaaagtatttatttatttattatatataagtacactgtagctgtcttcagactccccagAAGGAGGcatcatcagatctcattaaagatgattgtgagccaccatgtagttgctgggatttgaactcaggaccttcagaagagtagtcagtgctcttaattgctgagccatctctccagcccacaagaCAAATTCTTATGTCTTAAGTTATCATGGTTTTGTCAAGAGGCAAATCATCTGCCTAGTGTCTCATTAGTTTTGAAGTTCTGTACAGATAAATCccgtcaatattttatcttttgtccttGCACCTACAGTAAATTGCCCATTCCCAGTTTCTGACCTTGCGTTGTCAGAGAATGGCTTCCCAGCTCCCCTAGAAGGAATGCTTTTCCTGATTGCCGCTTTGCTTCAAGCCTGCCTTCCACCCTAGTGAAGTTACTGATCACAACTTTGTCTCACACCTGTTTTCTATCCTACTACAATTAGCCTGTGACACAGGAAGGTTTACAGACCTGCTAATTGCAGTTTTTAATCTATAGAGGGTTCAAAATCACCTGCATAAATTTAGTAGGAATTCTAGAGAATCATTTAGGAATTATAAAATCACCAATTTGTCTAGATAGCACTGCTACATATTCCTTGAGCTGCAGAAAATCTGCCTAGTAGGGTAGACTAACGCCCAGGAATCATTAGACTAATTCAATCATGACAGAGAAGGATTTCCGAAGACCTTGCAACTCTGAATTTTACCCATCATACACCATTCAAAACCAGTGGACCGTCTCCAGGAAAGGCATCTGCTATCCTTAGCGCTTgctagatggctcctgacagtCTGCTAGTCTTTGACATTGTCTCAGGCCACTTTCTGCTGCTATAACACAATATTGCAGACTgagttatttataaaaaaaaaaaatgttcatctgGTTCATGGTGTTGGGAAACTGGGAACACCAAGAGCACTGTGAAGCATCTGCTTGGCATCTGGCCAGATGTCTGGTTTGTGTGCCTCCCCAcctttttctcccccttcttGACCAGTGTTTCATagtgtgcaggtatgtgtatatatgtgtgtgcgtggc
Coding sequences:
- the Lhfpl7 gene encoding LHFPL tetraspan subfamily member 7 protein — protein: MEVGVRAALGLTLTSMSGLSLISPAWFQSPSFSYGVFTYCSWPQGDCWNQSCVIFGSLKDMPSLPWKVSAATLLGGWLLLSISALLLLAWALAPRRLFPGRSFGPTQVVQAAAAASMLVGLLVFPATLASPFAKEVCEGSSMYHSGACRLSWGYATAILNVVLTSLLASRWQVTTVQQAAVPFSSDNQRVILVPE